A genomic segment from Nodularia sphaerocarpa UHCC 0038 encodes:
- a CDS encoding alpha/beta fold hydrolase codes for MSVTENFGKHEYMITNGVKLHYVTQGSGPLMLMLHGFPEFWYSWRHQIPEFAQDFQVVALDLRGYNDSDKPQEQSAYVMDELLKDVEGVIHGLGYDKCILVGHDWGGAIAWSFAYAHPEMVERLIILNLPHPAKFAQGLRTYQQLLRSWYVFFFQLPWLPELFLQLSDYDAIEKAIQGTAVNKSAFTPADIDAYKNAAAKRGATTAMLNYYRNILPDLFSQKHWGILTVPTLMIWGENDTALGKELTYDTAAYVNDFKIKYIPNCGHWVQQEEPDLVNQYMRDFLVV; via the coding sequence ATGTCTGTAACAGAGAATTTTGGCAAACATGAATATATGATCACCAATGGCGTGAAACTGCACTACGTCACCCAAGGATCAGGGCCATTAATGCTGATGTTACATGGGTTTCCTGAGTTTTGGTATTCTTGGCGGCATCAAATCCCCGAATTTGCCCAAGATTTTCAAGTTGTCGCCCTTGATTTACGTGGCTACAACGATAGCGATAAACCCCAAGAGCAATCAGCTTATGTCATGGATGAATTGCTCAAAGACGTGGAGGGCGTAATTCACGGATTAGGATATGACAAGTGTATCTTAGTGGGACATGATTGGGGTGGTGCGATCGCCTGGTCTTTTGCCTATGCTCACCCGGAAATGGTAGAGCGATTAATTATCCTCAACCTACCTCACCCTGCCAAATTTGCCCAAGGCTTACGCACTTATCAGCAGTTGCTCCGCAGCTGGTATGTCTTCTTCTTTCAGCTACCTTGGTTACCTGAATTATTTCTACAATTGTCAGACTATGACGCAATTGAAAAAGCTATTCAAGGCACAGCAGTGAATAAAAGCGCTTTCACTCCAGCAGATATTGACGCTTATAAAAACGCTGCTGCCAAACGTGGTGCTACTACAGCCATGTTGAACTATTATCGTAATATTTTACCAGACTTATTCAGCCAAAAACATTGGGGAATTTTGACTGTTCCCACACTGATGATTTGGGGCGAAAACGATACAGCCCTTGGCAAGGAACTCACCTACGACACCGCCGCCTATGTGAATGACTTCAAAATTAAGTATATTCCCAATTGTGGACATTGGGTACAGCAAGAAGAGCCTGACTTAGTTAATCAGTACATGAGAGATTTTTTAGTAGTTTAA
- a CDS encoding DUF2358 domain-containing protein gives METQLQIEQVIKTLQEDLPTLFEKDITYDIYTQDIYFQDPVNKFKWKFNYRIIFWTLRFHARLFFTQIYFDLHEVSQPAKDTILAKWTVRGVLRVPWKAGLFFNGYSTYKLNQDTVIYEHIDTWDRQPGEILKQFWPKAETDHHK, from the coding sequence GTGGAAACTCAATTGCAGATTGAACAAGTAATTAAGACGCTTCAAGAGGATTTACCAACACTGTTTGAAAAAGATATTACCTATGATATTTATACGCAGGATATTTATTTTCAAGATCCTGTGAATAAATTTAAATGGAAATTCAACTATCGGATTATATTTTGGACGTTGCGATTTCACGCGCGGCTATTTTTTACGCAAATTTACTTTGACTTGCATGAAGTATCCCAGCCAGCAAAGGATACTATTTTAGCCAAGTGGACAGTTCGCGGAGTTTTGCGTGTTCCCTGGAAAGCAGGGCTATTTTTCAATGGTTATTCCACATATAAACTTAACCAAGACACTGTAATCTACGAGCATATCGATACTTGGGATCGTCAGCCAGGGGAGATTTTAAAGCAGTTTTGGCCAAAGGCAGAAACAGATCATCACAAGTAA
- the metK gene encoding methionine adenosyltransferase: MSKRYLFTSESVTEGHPDKICDQISDTILDALLTEDPSSRVAAEVVVNTGLVLITGEITSKANANYVNIARQKIAEIGYLDAVNGFSASSASVLVALDEQSPDIAQGVNTAQETREQNSDELFDTIGAGDQGIMFGFACNETPELMPLPISLAHRIARRLAAVRKTGKLPYLRPDGKTQVTVAYEDGYPVGIDTILISTQHTESIGEITDEAAVQAKIKEDLWSTVVEPVFGDIDIKPNQETRFLVNPTGKFVIGGPQGDSGLTGRKIIVDTYGGYSRHGGGAFSGKDPTKVDRSAAYAARYMAKNIVAAGLAQKCEVQLSYAIGVARPVSIFLETFGTGKLDDETLLALVKDQFELRPAGIIHVFNLRNLPSERGGRFYQDIAAYGHFGRNDLDLPWERTDKVELLQQLVTQSLAAAIA, translated from the coding sequence TTGTCTAAACGCTATTTATTTACCTCGGAATCCGTTACTGAAGGTCATCCAGATAAGATTTGCGATCAGATTTCTGATACAATTTTAGATGCCTTACTCACAGAAGATCCCAGCAGTCGTGTGGCGGCAGAAGTAGTAGTTAACACGGGATTAGTGCTAATTACTGGTGAAATTACCAGCAAAGCTAATGCGAATTATGTCAATATTGCCCGCCAGAAAATAGCTGAAATTGGCTATTTAGACGCTGTTAATGGTTTTTCTGCCAGCAGCGCCAGTGTTCTGGTGGCTTTAGATGAACAATCACCCGATATAGCTCAAGGCGTTAATACCGCCCAAGAGACACGGGAGCAAAATAGTGATGAACTATTTGACACAATTGGCGCGGGTGATCAAGGTATCATGTTTGGCTTTGCCTGCAACGAAACACCAGAACTAATGCCTTTACCCATCAGTCTGGCGCATCGCATTGCTCGCCGCCTAGCAGCAGTTCGCAAAACAGGTAAATTGCCATACCTACGCCCCGACGGCAAAACACAAGTAACTGTAGCCTACGAAGACGGGTATCCGGTAGGTATTGATACGATTCTGATTTCCACTCAGCATACAGAGAGTATCGGGGAAATCACTGATGAGGCGGCAGTACAAGCCAAGATTAAAGAAGACCTCTGGTCAACAGTAGTGGAACCTGTTTTTGGTGACATTGACATTAAGCCAAATCAGGAAACACGTTTCTTGGTTAATCCTACTGGCAAGTTTGTGATTGGTGGTCCTCAAGGAGATTCTGGTCTGACTGGTCGGAAAATTATTGTTGATACCTACGGTGGCTATTCCCGACATGGCGGTGGTGCTTTTTCCGGTAAGGACCCCACAAAGGTAGACCGTTCGGCTGCTTATGCGGCTCGCTATATGGCTAAAAATATTGTCGCGGCTGGGTTGGCTCAAAAGTGTGAGGTTCAACTCAGTTATGCCATTGGTGTAGCGCGCCCTGTGAGCATTTTTCTGGAAACCTTTGGGACTGGAAAACTGGATGATGAAACTTTGTTGGCATTAGTCAAAGACCAATTTGAACTACGTCCAGCAGGGATTATCCATGTTTTCAATTTACGTAACTTACCAAGTGAACGAGGCGGACGTTTTTATCAGGACATCGCGGCTTACGGTCACTTTGGGCGCAATGATTTAGATTTGCCTTGGGAGCGTACCGATAAGGTGGAATTGTTGCAGCAATTAGTCACACAGTCGCTGGCGGCGGCGATCGCCTAG
- a CDS encoding homoserine dehydrogenase produces the protein MGVKLGILGLGTVGLGTVQLLQDLVGRNPLLQEIEIYRVGVRSLAKIRDVELPADVLTTDLEAIVNDPAVDIVVELIGGLEPARSLILQALNNGKHVVTANKAAIARFGAEIFTTANQAGVYVMLEAAVGGGIPVIQPLKQSLSVNRIHTITGIVNGTTNYILTRMQTEGSNFSDVLADAQRLGYAEADPTADVDGLDAADKIAILASLGFNGRINLEDVYSEGIRQVSKTDITYAEKLGFVIKLLAIAKQDTNSSPLSVRVHPTLVPKAHPLASVNGVYNAILIEGEPIGQVMFFGPGAGAGATASAVTSDIMNLVAVLKTSTTNPNPLLTCGHQDYCEIAPIAELVTRFYARFLTKDQPGVIGKLGTCFGNYGVSLESVVQTGFQGGLAEIVVVTHDVREGDFRQALAEIQNLAAIDSIPSLLRVL, from the coding sequence GTGGGAGTGAAACTAGGAATATTAGGTTTAGGCACTGTCGGCTTGGGTACGGTGCAGTTACTGCAAGATTTGGTGGGACGTAACCCGTTATTGCAGGAAATAGAAATATATCGCGTGGGAGTGCGATCGCTTGCTAAAATTCGGGATGTAGAATTACCAGCCGATGTCTTAACTACAGATTTAGAAGCAATTGTCAATGATCCGGCGGTAGATATTGTCGTGGAGTTAATCGGAGGACTGGAACCTGCGCGATCGCTCATTCTCCAAGCTTTAAACAATGGTAAACACGTCGTTACCGCCAATAAAGCGGCGATCGCACGTTTTGGGGCAGAAATCTTTACAACTGCCAACCAAGCCGGGGTATATGTCATGTTAGAAGCGGCTGTAGGCGGTGGTATCCCAGTGATTCAACCCCTGAAGCAGTCCTTAAGCGTTAACCGTATTCATACTATTACTGGCATTGTTAACGGGACAACTAACTACATCCTCACCAGGATGCAAACCGAAGGTAGCAACTTCAGCGATGTCTTAGCTGATGCCCAAAGATTAGGTTACGCCGAAGCTGACCCCACAGCTGATGTAGACGGCTTAGACGCAGCCGATAAAATTGCCATCCTGGCATCACTAGGCTTTAATGGACGCATTAATTTAGAAGATGTCTATAGTGAAGGCATTAGGCAAGTCAGCAAGACAGATATTACCTATGCCGAAAAATTGGGATTTGTGATTAAATTATTAGCGATCGCCAAACAAGACACCAACTCATCCCCCCTCTCAGTCAGAGTGCATCCCACCTTAGTACCCAAAGCACATCCATTAGCAAGCGTTAACGGTGTATATAATGCCATTCTCATCGAAGGAGAACCCATAGGGCAGGTCATGTTTTTTGGTCCCGGTGCAGGTGCGGGTGCAACAGCCAGTGCCGTCACCTCAGATATCATGAATTTAGTTGCTGTCCTCAAAACCAGCACCACCAACCCCAATCCACTCTTAACCTGTGGACACCAAGATTACTGTGAAATTGCCCCCATCGCAGAACTCGTAACGCGATTTTATGCCCGATTCCTCACCAAAGACCAACCAGGAGTTATTGGTAAATTGGGGACTTGCTTTGGCAATTATGGCGTGAGCTTAGAGTCAGTAGTCCAAACAGGCTTTCAGGGAGGACTAGCAGAAATTGTAGTTGTCACCCACGATGTCCGAGAAGGCGATTTTAGGCAAGCCCTGGCAGAAATTCAGAATTTAGCAGCCATAGATAGTATTCCCAGTTTACTGCGAGTGCTTTGA
- the petH gene encoding ferredoxin--NADP reductase, with product MYNQGAVEGAANREFGSRVFVYEVVGLRQNEETDQTNYPIRKSGSVFIRVPYNRMNQEMRRITRLGGKIVSIQAVSTLEQLNGKVSHESAEHKEESLVTSKIAANTEGNGEATPVANSEVKGFAKPPAEDQLKKKDKKGNTMTQAKAKKGADVPVNIYRPNAPFVGKCISNEPLVKEDGIGIVQHIKFDLSGGDLKYVEGQSIGIIPPGVDKNGKPEKLRLYSIASTRHGDDLNDQTVSLCVRQLEYKHPESGETVYGVCSTHLTQLEPGAEVKITGPVGKEMLLPEDPEAKVIMMATGTGIAPMRAYLWRMFKDAERAANPEYQYKGFSWLIFGVPTTPNILYKEELEEMQQKYPDNFRLTCAISREQKNPQGGRMYIQDRVAEHADELWQLIKEEKTHTYICGLRGMEGGIDEALTAAAAKEGVVWSNYQKELKKAHRWHVETY from the coding sequence ATGTACAATCAAGGTGCTGTTGAGGGTGCTGCCAACAGAGAATTCGGTAGCCGCGTCTTCGTTTACGAAGTGGTGGGTCTGCGCCAGAACGAAGAAACTGATCAAACAAACTACCCAATTCGTAAAAGTGGCAGTGTGTTCATCAGAGTACCTTACAACCGCATGAATCAAGAAATGCGAAGGATCACTCGCCTCGGCGGTAAAATTGTTAGTATCCAAGCTGTAAGTACTCTAGAACAACTTAATGGTAAAGTCTCTCACGAGAGTGCTGAACACAAAGAGGAGTCTTTAGTTACATCTAAAATAGCTGCTAACACTGAGGGTAATGGTGAAGCCACACCTGTTGCTAATAGTGAAGTCAAAGGCTTTGCTAAACCACCAGCTGAAGATCAGCTTAAAAAGAAGGACAAAAAAGGCAACACCATGACTCAAGCGAAAGCCAAAAAAGGCGCTGACGTTCCTGTCAATATTTACCGTCCTAATGCTCCATTTGTTGGTAAGTGTATATCTAATGAACCGTTAGTTAAAGAAGACGGTATTGGTATTGTTCAACACATCAAATTTGACCTGTCCGGCGGTGATTTGAAATACGTAGAAGGTCAAAGTATTGGGATTATTCCCCCAGGTGTAGACAAGAACGGCAAGCCAGAAAAACTCAGATTGTATTCCATTGCTTCCACTCGTCACGGCGATGATTTGAATGATCAAACTGTATCACTGTGCGTCCGCCAATTGGAGTATAAACACCCAGAAAGCGGCGAAACAGTCTACGGTGTTTGTTCCACTCACTTGACTCAACTAGAACCCGGCGCAGAAGTGAAAATCACTGGGCCAGTGGGTAAAGAAATGTTGCTACCTGAAGATCCAGAAGCCAAAGTGATCATGATGGCAACTGGAACAGGTATTGCTCCCATGCGGGCTTATCTGTGGCGGATGTTTAAGGATGCAGAAAGAGCAGCTAACCCAGAGTACCAATATAAAGGATTCTCTTGGCTGATATTTGGTGTTCCCACAACTCCAAACATCTTATATAAAGAGGAATTGGAAGAAATGCAGCAGAAGTATCCTGATAACTTCCGCTTGACTTGTGCCATCAGCCGGGAACAAAAAAATCCCCAAGGTGGTAGAATGTACATCCAAGACCGTGTGGCAGAACACGCTGATGAATTGTGGCAGTTGATTAAAGAAGAAAAAACTCACACTTACATCTGCGGTTTACGTGGTATGGAAGGTGGTATTGATGAAGCGCTGACTGCTGCTGCTGCGAAGGAAGGAGTTGTTTGGAGTAATTATCAGAAGGAACTCAAAAAAGCTCATCGCTGGCACGTAGAAACTTACTAA
- a CDS encoding pentapeptide repeat-containing protein, giving the protein MKLQLFAALALATPLIWNSTVNAGNSQDLQKLNLTRECIQCDLSGVNLRGAHLIGADLRGANLSGANLEGVNLEGADLTNANLKGANLTSAMLTNVNFKQANLNKANLTRAQIYDSNVYGASMDQMIITDAEIYHTGIGIGGEEADMFPDWK; this is encoded by the coding sequence ATGAAACTCCAGCTATTCGCGGCTCTAGCCTTAGCAACTCCCCTAATTTGGAATAGCACAGTTAACGCTGGTAATTCCCAAGACTTACAAAAGCTAAATTTAACCAGAGAATGTATCCAGTGCGATTTATCAGGAGTTAACCTTAGAGGCGCTCATTTAATTGGTGCTGACTTACGTGGAGCAAATCTCTCTGGAGCTAACCTTGAAGGAGTCAATCTGGAAGGCGCAGACTTAACTAATGCTAATTTGAAAGGTGCAAATTTAACTTCAGCTATGCTGACGAACGTTAATTTTAAACAAGCCAATCTCAACAAAGCCAATCTGACTCGCGCTCAAATTTACGACTCTAATGTATATGGAGCATCAATGGATCAGATGATCATTACTGATGCGGAAATCTATCACACTGGAATCGGTATTGGTGGAGAGGAAGCAGATATGTTCCCCGATTGGAAATAG
- a CDS encoding phosphoribulokinase, with protein MTTKPERVVLIGVAGDSGCGKSTFLRRLIDLFGEEFMTVICLDDYHSLDRKQRKETGITALDPRANNFDLMYEQIKALKEGQVIDKPIYNHETGMIDPPERVQPNHIVVVEGLHPLYDERVRSLLDFSVYFDISDEVKIAWKIQRDMAERGHRYEDVLAQINSRKPDFEKFIEPQREYADVVLQVLPTNLIKNDTERKVLRVRMLQREGKEGFDPTYLFDEGSTINWTPCGRKLTCSYPGMQVYYGSDVYYGRYVSVLEVDGQFDNLDEVIYIETHLSKTSTKYEGEMTHLLLQHREYPGSNNGTGLFQVLTGLKMRAAYERLTTKEAKLAVQV; from the coding sequence ATGACAACTAAGCCGGAACGCGTGGTATTGATTGGAGTAGCCGGAGACTCTGGATGCGGTAAATCTACCTTTTTACGTCGTTTAATAGATTTATTTGGTGAAGAGTTCATGACGGTTATCTGCTTAGATGACTATCATTCTCTAGACCGCAAACAGCGCAAAGAGACTGGGATAACTGCACTTGACCCCAGAGCTAATAATTTTGACCTGATGTATGAGCAAATTAAAGCTCTTAAAGAAGGTCAAGTGATTGATAAGCCGATTTATAACCACGAAACCGGGATGATTGATCCACCGGAGCGCGTGCAGCCCAATCATATCGTAGTTGTGGAAGGTCTTCATCCTTTATATGATGAGAGAGTGCGATCGCTACTTGATTTCAGCGTCTACTTCGATATTAGTGATGAAGTCAAAATTGCTTGGAAAATCCAACGAGATATGGCAGAAAGAGGACATCGTTATGAAGATGTCTTAGCTCAAATCAATTCTCGTAAACCCGATTTTGAAAAATTCATTGAGCCACAAAGAGAATACGCTGATGTGGTGCTTCAGGTACTACCCACGAACCTGATTAAAAACGATACAGAACGCAAGGTGCTGCGGGTACGTATGCTCCAACGTGAAGGCAAAGAAGGCTTTGATCCTACCTATTTGTTTGATGAAGGGTCAACAATTAACTGGACTCCCTGCGGACGCAAACTAACTTGTTCATACCCAGGTATGCAAGTATACTATGGCTCTGATGTCTACTACGGTCGCTATGTCTCAGTATTAGAAGTAGATGGTCAATTCGACAACCTAGATGAAGTTATTTATATCGAAACCCATCTGAGTAAGACATCCACCAAGTATGAAGGTGAGATGACTCACTTGCTGCTCCAACACCGTGAGTATCCAGGTTCCAATAACGGAACTGGGTTGTTCCAAGTGCTGACAGGGTTGAAAATGCGCGCCGCTTACGAGCGTTTAACAACAAAAGAAGCCAAATTAGCAGTTCAAGTTTAA
- a CDS encoding CAAD domain-containing protein — protein sequence MQEPEFTQTQSKEAAVPNINNQTGTITKLQPPVQSQEQWQKYGEQVSGFLATLPDYLGSFFNEYKQPLVSVGLIVAAIVSVKVLLAVLDSLNDIPLVAPTFELIGIGYSAWFVYRYLLKASTRKELTSEITTLKSQVVGKHNPEA from the coding sequence ATGCAAGAACCGGAATTCACACAAACCCAATCGAAAGAGGCAGCAGTGCCAAATATCAACAACCAAACCGGAACCATTACCAAACTCCAGCCTCCTGTGCAGTCTCAAGAGCAATGGCAAAAATACGGTGAACAAGTTTCTGGTTTTTTAGCAACACTGCCCGATTACCTAGGAAGCTTCTTTAATGAATATAAGCAGCCCCTGGTTAGCGTTGGTTTAATTGTGGCGGCAATTGTTTCGGTTAAGGTACTCTTGGCAGTATTGGACTCTTTGAATGATATTCCTTTAGTAGCACCGACCTTTGAATTGATTGGTATTGGCTACTCTGCTTGGTTTGTTTACCGCTATTTGCTCAAAGCTTCGACTCGCAAAGAGCTAACGAGTGAAATCACTACTCTGAAATCGCAAGTTGTCGGCAAACATAATCCAGAAGCTTAA
- a CDS encoding peptidoglycan DD-metalloendopeptidase family protein — translation MKRALKKREKAVLKNTPSSDDAPVEHLEHLNIVVNPKVNRRARTQAAMIGLAISMGATSLLVTRQSDQAQAAAPVGSQKAATTIPAASDTTVKFASTKLETQTVLLASVTENPVIVEPTAISQLPGLEAKWQVAASGISVQAPVPTSESYKTANKTSLSLQSPVSQGLSTQIQSNETVQKLSSAVSVSNETEEPTAYLTSEPQPQALENTDPSGEINAQLKAQQEFALNRLQEKSNRLRNSLAELRSEETQVLSKNDIALTQPQTTQTAPEISASQTAVEESSTFNNDNTEGLVSRLKQRQETSESNSQALTIPVAATPQMLALAGKTRYEVKPGDTLAAIASRYNISISELVKANHLSNPHQLKISQRLIIPVTQVNRPTVIPIPVVVNSNSGYSSTTPQLVNYPVNTANNYPNLPAAASQLPSSGNNNSFTIPTPVTANNQIQVNTVITTQSELTSPNPLGVGGDTPVPALFGEMEQQAQKLTEQAASTKDQEGLRVLRADIQRLRDKHTNQQSGNATRSAATEPEPVALPIPVAPTNSLQAEIQKLQEKYRNQESGNTIRTVATERQQVPIATTVAQTNSPEAEIQKLREQYRQQQSGNAIRPAATEREKAPIAIPVVKPNNATASQPALGQNNASIPIRVPSLNLPGYGQSANSIARNRRPNEPINPEFASSLNGSGQRTFTSPTGADISDTLGNLRGSRVTPQLRPQLPPLAAVEQYLPRPIDATTPPPSTGSTSYMWPAKGVLTSGYGRRWGRMHRGIDIANATGTPIFAAADGVVQKSGWNRGGYGILVEIRHPDGTMTRYAHNSRTLVRAGQQVTQGEQIANMGSTGFSTGPHTHFEIHPAGKGAIDPIALLPKERL, via the coding sequence TTGAAACGAGCATTGAAAAAAAGAGAAAAGGCTGTGCTGAAAAATACCCCCAGCAGTGATGATGCCCCAGTGGAACACCTAGAACACCTAAATATTGTAGTTAATCCCAAAGTTAACCGCCGGGCGCGCACACAAGCCGCCATGATTGGTTTGGCTATCTCAATGGGAGCAACTAGCCTTTTGGTGACTCGACAAAGCGATCAAGCCCAAGCAGCAGCTCCTGTTGGTAGCCAAAAGGCAGCCACAACAATTCCAGCTGCTTCTGACACTACAGTGAAATTTGCTTCCACAAAGCTGGAGACTCAAACAGTCTTATTAGCCAGCGTGACAGAAAATCCTGTCATTGTGGAACCAACAGCAATTTCACAGTTACCCGGGCTTGAAGCTAAATGGCAAGTGGCCGCGAGTGGAATCTCTGTGCAAGCTCCGGTTCCAACATCAGAATCTTACAAAACAGCTAACAAAACTTCCTTGTCTTTACAATCCCCAGTATCACAGGGATTGTCAACCCAAATCCAGTCAAATGAGACAGTACAAAAACTGTCTAGTGCTGTTAGCGTTAGTAATGAAACTGAGGAACCAACTGCGTACCTAACAAGCGAACCACAACCACAGGCTCTGGAAAACACAGATCCCAGTGGTGAAATTAACGCTCAACTCAAGGCGCAGCAGGAATTTGCCCTAAATCGCTTACAAGAAAAATCGAATCGTTTAAGAAACAGTCTGGCGGAGTTGCGGTCTGAGGAGACCCAAGTTTTATCAAAAAATGACATAGCTTTGACACAGCCGCAAACGACACAAACAGCGCCAGAAATTAGCGCTAGTCAAACGGCAGTAGAAGAGTCATCAACTTTCAACAATGACAACACAGAAGGTTTAGTATCGAGGTTAAAACAAAGACAAGAAACCAGTGAGTCGAACTCGCAAGCCTTAACAATACCCGTAGCAGCTACACCGCAAATGCTGGCCTTAGCGGGTAAGACACGTTACGAAGTTAAACCTGGAGACACACTAGCAGCGATCGCTAGTAGATACAATATTTCCATATCAGAACTAGTTAAGGCAAATCATCTTAGCAACCCACATCAACTTAAAATTAGCCAAAGACTGATTATTCCTGTTACTCAGGTTAATCGCCCCACAGTTATTCCCATACCAGTAGTAGTTAACTCCAATAGCGGCTATTCCAGTACTACGCCACAGCTAGTCAACTACCCTGTCAACACTGCTAATAACTACCCCAATCTCCCTGCTGCTGCATCACAGTTACCATCATCTGGGAATAACAACAGTTTCACTATCCCCACACCAGTAACTGCGAATAACCAGATCCAGGTAAATACTGTTATAACCACACAGAGCGAATTGACTAGTCCTAATCCTCTGGGAGTCGGTGGTGATACACCAGTACCAGCACTGTTTGGGGAAATGGAGCAGCAAGCTCAAAAATTGACTGAGCAAGCGGCAAGCACAAAAGATCAAGAAGGTCTGCGCGTCTTACGTGCGGACATCCAGAGATTACGGGACAAACACACCAACCAGCAGTCTGGGAATGCAACCAGGTCAGCCGCTACGGAACCAGAGCCAGTAGCCCTACCGATTCCCGTAGCTCCAACAAACAGCCTACAAGCGGAAATCCAGAAATTACAGGAGAAATACCGCAACCAAGAGTCGGGGAATACCATCAGGACAGTCGCCACGGAACGTCAACAAGTTCCCATAGCGACTACCGTTGCTCAAACAAACAGCCCAGAAGCGGAAATCCAGAAATTACGCGAGCAATATCGCCAACAACAGTCGGGGAATGCCATCAGGCCAGCCGCGACTGAACGTGAAAAAGCTCCCATAGCAATTCCTGTTGTTAAACCGAATAATGCCACGGCTTCTCAACCTGCTTTGGGACAAAACAATGCGTCGATTCCCATTCGGGTTCCCAGCCTGAATTTACCTGGCTATGGTCAATCTGCTAATTCAATAGCCCGGAATCGTCGTCCCAACGAGCCAATCAATCCAGAGTTCGCCTCCAGTCTCAATGGATCTGGCCAGAGAACATTCACATCTCCCACAGGTGCTGACATCTCTGACACTCTCGGAAACTTGCGGGGAAGCAGAGTAACTCCACAATTACGGCCACAGTTACCGCCTTTGGCAGCAGTGGAACAATACTTACCCAGACCAATTGACGCGACGACACCCCCCCCTTCAACTGGTTCAACATCCTATATGTGGCCTGCAAAAGGTGTACTTACCTCCGGCTATGGTAGACGCTGGGGAAGAATGCACAGGGGTATTGACATTGCTAACGCCACTGGTACACCAATTTTCGCCGCCGCCGACGGTGTGGTGCAAAAATCTGGCTGGAACAGAGGTGGTTACGGCATCCTTGTGGAGATTCGCCATCCCGACGGCACCATGACTCGCTATGCTCACAATAGCCGCACTTTGGTGCGAGCAGGTCAACAAGTTACCCAAGGTGAACAAATTGCTAACATGGGTAGCACTGGTTTCAGCACAGGGCCACACACTCACTTTGAAATCCACCCCGCAGGTAAGGGAGCAATCGATCCTATTGCCTTATTACCAAAGGAACGTCTGTAA